From the genome of Thermoflexus hugenholtzii, one region includes:
- a CDS encoding aspartate aminotransferase family protein gives MDIRAIEERYTSGVYPKRELVLVRGEGVYVWDETGRRYLDATGGQGAALLGHNPPAVRTALREQMERLMVCPEIFYNDQRAALLQALQEVLPGNREWRIFLCNSGAEAVEAALKFARLRTGRSEIIAARRAFHGRTMGALSATWNPAYRQPFEPLVPGFRHIPFNDVAALEAAIGPQTAAVILEPVQGEGGVWPADPAFLQAARALCDRFGALLIFDEVQTGCGRTGRWFAAEHSGVIPDLLALGKGLAGGFPIGALAFPAEWGPMPVGAHGSTFGGNPMACAAARATLETIRRERLVERAERLGADFRERLRQLQSPLIREVRGLGLMVGVSLRVRATPVLRRLMARGVLALPGGADAIRFLPPLIVEEDHLTEIAAALEEALAETSLPVPSAMEESP, from the coding sequence ATGGACATCCGGGCGATCGAAGAACGCTACACCAGCGGGGTTTACCCCAAGCGAGAGCTCGTCCTGGTCCGCGGCGAGGGCGTTTACGTGTGGGATGAAACGGGACGACGCTACCTCGACGCCACCGGCGGCCAGGGCGCGGCCCTCCTGGGCCACAACCCGCCAGCGGTCCGCACGGCCCTCCGGGAGCAGATGGAGCGCCTGATGGTCTGCCCGGAGATCTTCTACAACGATCAGCGGGCCGCCCTCCTCCAGGCCCTTCAAGAGGTGCTCCCGGGGAACCGGGAATGGCGCATCTTCCTCTGCAACTCCGGCGCCGAGGCGGTGGAGGCCGCCCTCAAGTTCGCCCGCCTCCGCACCGGGCGGTCGGAGATCATCGCCGCCCGTCGGGCCTTCCACGGCCGCACCATGGGCGCCCTCTCGGCCACCTGGAACCCGGCCTACCGCCAGCCCTTCGAGCCCCTGGTGCCCGGCTTCCGCCACATCCCCTTCAACGACGTCGCCGCCCTGGAGGCCGCCATCGGCCCCCAGACCGCTGCGGTGATCCTGGAGCCGGTTCAGGGGGAGGGAGGCGTGTGGCCGGCCGACCCCGCCTTCCTGCAGGCGGCGCGGGCGCTGTGCGACCGCTTCGGGGCGCTGCTGATCTTCGACGAGGTGCAGACCGGGTGCGGGCGGACGGGGCGCTGGTTCGCGGCGGAGCACTCCGGGGTGATCCCCGATTTGCTCGCCCTCGGCAAGGGGCTGGCCGGAGGGTTCCCCATCGGCGCCCTCGCCTTCCCGGCGGAGTGGGGCCCGATGCCTGTGGGCGCCCACGGTTCCACCTTCGGCGGAAACCCCATGGCCTGCGCCGCGGCCCGGGCGACCCTGGAGACGATCCGCCGGGAGCGCCTGGTGGAGCGGGCGGAGCGGCTCGGCGCGGATTTCCGGGAGCGCCTCCGTCAGCTTCAATCCCCTCTGATCCGGGAGGTCCGCGGCCTGGGCCTGATGGTGGGCGTGTCCCTGCGGGTCCGCGCCACGCCGGTCCTGCGCCGGCTGATGGCGCGGGGCGTGCTGGCGCTCCCCGGCGGGGCGGACGCCATCCGTTTCCTGCCGCCCCTGATCGTGGAAGAGGACCACCTGACGGAGATCGCCGCAGCCCTCGAGGAAGCCCTGGCGGAAACGTCCCTTCCCGTTCCCTCCGCGATGGAGGAAAGCCCATGA
- a CDS encoding [LysW]-lysine hydrolase, with product MTAREALPIPDEEAFRLLEELVRIPSPSGAEREAAAFLVDWMQRYGFAAWIDEAGNAIGVLGEGPRTLMLLGHLDTVPGEIPVRVADGRLYGRGAVDAKGPLAAALVAVARVGPRPGWRWAVVGAVEEEAATSRGARHLLGTWPPPEMVLILEPSGVDAITLGYKGRMILHVRLEAPHRHSAVPEPGPAEQLVALWLALREQARAASPRPTLFEQITPSLRRVIADGDGLREWAEMTIGFRLPEAWPPERWREAIRPTLEAAGATWRTEGEEPAWRASADSPLARALLEGIRGEGLRPRLLLKSGTSDMNVVGPAWRCPTAAYGPGDARLDHTPEEHIVLAEYLQGVRVLTRALKWIAEGNR from the coding sequence ATGACCGCGCGCGAGGCGCTCCCCATCCCCGATGAGGAAGCCTTCCGCCTGCTGGAGGAGCTGGTGCGCATCCCCAGCCCCTCCGGCGCGGAGCGGGAGGCCGCCGCCTTCCTGGTGGACTGGATGCAACGCTACGGATTCGCCGCGTGGATCGACGAGGCCGGCAACGCCATCGGGGTCCTCGGGGAAGGCCCTCGCACGCTGATGCTCCTGGGCCACCTGGACACCGTCCCCGGAGAGATCCCGGTGCGGGTGGCGGACGGCCGCCTCTATGGCCGGGGCGCCGTGGACGCCAAAGGGCCCCTCGCCGCAGCCCTCGTCGCCGTCGCCCGCGTCGGCCCACGTCCTGGATGGCGCTGGGCCGTGGTCGGAGCGGTAGAAGAGGAGGCCGCCACCTCCCGGGGCGCGCGCCACCTGCTGGGCACGTGGCCGCCGCCGGAGATGGTCCTCATCCTGGAGCCCAGCGGCGTCGACGCCATCACCCTGGGCTACAAGGGGCGGATGATCCTCCACGTCCGTCTGGAGGCCCCCCATCGGCACAGCGCGGTGCCCGAGCCGGGGCCCGCGGAACAACTGGTGGCGCTCTGGCTCGCCCTGCGGGAGCAGGCCCGCGCGGCTTCGCCCCGCCCAACCCTCTTCGAGCAGATCACCCCTTCCCTCCGCCGGGTGATCGCCGATGGCGACGGCCTGCGCGAGTGGGCCGAGATGACCATCGGGTTCCGGCTCCCGGAGGCCTGGCCGCCGGAACGGTGGCGGGAGGCCATCCGGCCGACCCTGGAGGCGGCCGGGGCCACCTGGCGGACCGAGGGGGAGGAGCCGGCCTGGCGGGCCTCCGCGGACAGCCCCCTCGCGCGGGCGCTGCTGGAGGGGATCCGCGGGGAGGGCCTGCGGCCGCGGCTGCTGCTGAAGTCGGGGACCTCGGACATGAACGTGGTGGGACCCGCCTGGCGCTGCCCCACCGCCGCCTACGGGCCCGGCGACGCCCGGCTCGACCACACGCCGGAGGAGCACATCGTCCTGGCGGAATACCTTCAGGGCGTTCGCGTGCTGACCCGCGCCCTGAAGTGGATCGCGGAGGGCAACCGGTAA
- the lysS gene encoding homocitrate synthase, with amino-acid sequence MDQFYIIESTLREGEQFVGAHFSTEDKIRIARALDEFGVEYIELTNPSASPKSFEDCRAIARLGLRCKVLTHIRCHLEDARRALETGVDGIDVVIGVSSYLRRFSHGMSVEEIIDRAAEVLTFIREQAPHIELRFSTEDTFRSDPADLLRVYLAVDRLGVVNRLGIADTVGIATPSQVAWLVGTLRRLTRADIEFHGHNDTGCAIANAFAALEAGATHIDTTVLGIGERNGITPLGGFIARMYTINRDMVRRKYNLKKLRELEQMVAEMVGVEIPFNNYITGLAAFTHKAGIHAKAILNNPETYEALDPQDFGMTRYISIAHRLTGWNAVKARAEQLGLSLSDEQIREITAHIKALADEKRITLNDVDEMLRRWADGHGKPDPVWEAQG; translated from the coding sequence CTGGATCAGTTCTACATCATCGAGTCGACCCTGCGGGAAGGAGAGCAGTTCGTCGGGGCCCATTTCTCCACCGAAGACAAGATCCGCATCGCCCGAGCCCTGGACGAGTTCGGCGTCGAGTATATCGAGCTCACCAACCCCTCCGCCTCGCCGAAGAGCTTCGAGGACTGCCGCGCCATCGCCCGGCTGGGACTCCGGTGCAAGGTGCTCACCCACATCCGTTGCCACCTGGAGGACGCCAGGCGCGCCCTGGAGACCGGGGTGGATGGCATCGACGTGGTCATCGGCGTCTCCTCGTATCTGAGGCGGTTCAGCCACGGGATGAGCGTGGAGGAGATCATCGATCGGGCCGCCGAGGTGCTCACCTTCATCCGGGAACAGGCCCCTCACATCGAGCTGCGCTTCTCCACCGAGGACACCTTCCGCAGCGACCCGGCGGACCTCCTCCGGGTGTATCTGGCGGTGGACCGGCTGGGGGTGGTGAACCGGCTGGGGATCGCCGACACCGTGGGCATCGCCACCCCGAGCCAGGTGGCCTGGCTGGTGGGCACCCTGCGTCGGCTGACCCGGGCCGACATCGAGTTCCACGGCCACAACGACACCGGCTGCGCCATCGCCAACGCCTTCGCCGCCCTGGAGGCCGGCGCCACCCACATCGACACCACCGTCCTGGGCATCGGGGAGCGCAACGGGATCACCCCCCTGGGGGGCTTCATCGCCCGGATGTATACGATCAACCGGGACATGGTGCGGCGCAAGTATAACCTCAAGAAGCTGCGGGAGCTGGAACAGATGGTGGCGGAGATGGTGGGGGTCGAGATCCCCTTCAACAACTACATCACCGGCCTGGCCGCCTTCACCCACAAGGCCGGCATCCACGCCAAGGCCATCCTGAACAACCCGGAGACCTACGAGGCCCTGGATCCCCAGGACTTCGGGATGACCCGCTACATCTCCATCGCCCACCGGCTGACCGGATGGAACGCGGTGAAGGCCCGGGCGGAGCAGCTGGGGCTGAGCCTGAGCGATGAGCAGATCCGGGAGATCACCGCCCACATCAAGGCCCTGGCGGACGAGAAGCGGATCACCCTGAACGACGTGGACGAGATGCTCCGGCGATGGGCGGACGGACACGGGAAGCCGGATCCGGTTTGGGAGGCGCAGGGATGA
- a CDS encoding 3-isopropylmalate dehydratase large subunit, with product MSGRTFAQKAIARAAGLPDAAVGQIVDVRPDLILSHDNTAAIAAMFYRLGLKRVRDPDRLAITLDHAVPPPTPRHAQNHAEIRRFVAEQGIRNFFEAGRGICHQVLSEEALVLPGQMILGADSHTTHFGWMGAFGAGVGRSEVLALWATGEIWLRVPESIRIVLTGRLPPGVTTKDLCLRIFRDLGADGGLYRSVEFAGEGVRHLSIESRMGIANFMAEFGVKNAYLPPDDRVFDWLAPRRARRTGEPIEAVRERIAAGALYPDPDAPYEAEYVYCLEDLEPMVACPHSVDHVRPLREVAGTRIDMAFIGTCTNGRLEDIAAAAEILRGRRIAPGVRLLVIPASREVLEEALRRGFIQTLVEAGAMIGVPGCGPCMGNHMGIPAPGEIVISSGSRNFRGRMGTPDAEIYLASPAVVAASALRGVITDPREITSGKTDAQGAE from the coding sequence ATGAGCGGGCGGACCTTCGCCCAGAAGGCCATCGCCCGGGCGGCCGGGCTCCCCGATGCGGCCGTGGGGCAGATCGTGGACGTGCGCCCCGACCTCATCCTCAGCCACGACAACACCGCCGCCATCGCGGCCATGTTCTACCGGCTGGGCCTGAAAAGGGTGCGCGACCCGGACCGCCTGGCCATCACCCTGGATCACGCGGTGCCGCCCCCCACCCCGCGCCACGCCCAGAACCACGCGGAGATCCGCCGCTTCGTGGCCGAGCAGGGCATCCGGAACTTCTTCGAGGCCGGGCGGGGGATCTGTCATCAGGTGCTGAGCGAGGAGGCCCTGGTCCTCCCCGGCCAGATGATCCTGGGCGCCGACAGCCACACCACCCACTTCGGCTGGATGGGCGCCTTCGGGGCCGGGGTCGGGCGCAGCGAGGTGCTGGCCCTCTGGGCCACCGGGGAGATCTGGCTGCGGGTGCCGGAAAGCATCCGCATCGTCCTGACCGGCCGCCTGCCCCCCGGCGTGACGACCAAGGACCTGTGCCTCCGGATCTTCCGCGATCTGGGGGCCGACGGCGGGCTGTATCGCTCCGTGGAGTTCGCCGGGGAAGGGGTGCGCCATCTCTCCATCGAGAGCCGCATGGGGATCGCCAATTTCATGGCCGAGTTCGGAGTCAAGAACGCCTACCTCCCCCCTGACGACCGCGTCTTCGACTGGCTGGCCCCGCGCCGGGCCCGACGGACCGGGGAGCCCATCGAAGCGGTCCGTGAGCGCATCGCCGCCGGAGCCCTGTATCCGGATCCGGACGCGCCGTATGAGGCGGAATACGTCTACTGCCTGGAGGATCTGGAGCCGATGGTGGCCTGCCCGCACTCCGTCGATCACGTGCGCCCCCTCCGGGAGGTCGCCGGGACCCGCATCGACATGGCCTTCATCGGCACCTGCACCAACGGGCGCCTGGAAGACATCGCGGCGGCGGCGGAGATCCTGCGCGGACGGCGGATCGCCCCGGGCGTGCGCCTGCTGGTCATCCCCGCCTCCCGGGAGGTCCTGGAGGAGGCCCTGCGGCGGGGCTTCATCCAGACCCTGGTGGAAGCGGGGGCGATGATCGGGGTTCCGGGCTGCGGCCCGTGCATGGGCAACCATATGGGGATCCCGGCCCCCGGGGAGATCGTGATCTCCTCCGGCAGCCGGAACTTCCGGGGGCGGATGGGGACGCCGGACGCGGAGATCTACCTGGCCAGCCCGGCGGTGGTGGCCGCCAGCGCCCTGCGGGGGGTGATCACGGACCCGCGGGAGATCACGTCTGGAAAGACCGATGCTCAAGGAGCTGAATGA
- a CDS encoding DUF4058 family protein: protein MPSPFPGMDPYLEDPTLWPDVHHGLIEAIRAPLAPVLAPHFYVRVEQRVYITSPVDDPGYPALIPSAPRESEAPLGWPGRPAIARPAVVEILVEPEIRDAYLEIRDARTHQVVTAIEVLSPANKVKGSWGQQAMQEKRRPLLQGSANWLEIDLLRAGSRPEPLAGRSDYAVALYRPQHPGMLVWFIDLRDPLPVVAVPLRPPFPDVPLDLQKALDEVYERARYAEQIDYTGPIPPPPLPPADAQWAQDQVRRWLAQRATHPGHSAP from the coding sequence ATGCCCTCCCCCTTTCCGGGCATGGACCCTTATCTGGAAGATCCGACGCTGTGGCCGGATGTGCATCATGGGCTGATCGAGGCGATCCGCGCTCCGCTGGCCCCCGTTCTGGCCCCGCACTTTTACGTGCGGGTGGAGCAACGGGTTTACATCACCTCGCCGGTGGACGATCCGGGCTATCCGGCTCTGATCCCGAGCGCTCCCCGCGAGTCCGAGGCCCCGCTCGGGTGGCCCGGGCGGCCGGCCATCGCCAGGCCGGCGGTGGTGGAGATACTGGTCGAGCCCGAGATCCGGGACGCCTACCTGGAGATCCGGGACGCCCGCACGCATCAGGTCGTCACCGCGATCGAGGTGTTGTCTCCGGCCAACAAGGTGAAGGGATCGTGGGGACAGCAGGCCATGCAGGAGAAGCGCCGGCCGCTCCTGCAGGGCAGCGCCAACTGGCTGGAGATCGATCTGCTCCGGGCGGGAAGCCGGCCGGAGCCGCTGGCCGGGCGCAGCGATTACGCGGTCGCCCTCTACCGGCCGCAACATCCCGGCATGCTGGTCTGGTTCATCGATCTGCGGGATCCCCTGCCGGTGGTGGCGGTTCCGTTGCGGCCCCCGTTCCCGGATGTGCCCCTGGACTTGCAGAAAGCCCTCGACGAGGTTTACGAACGCGCTCGCTATGCGGAGCAGATCGATTACACCGGGCCGATCCCGCCCCCGCCGCTCCCGCCGGCGGATGCGCAGTGGGCGCAGGATCAGGTCCGGCGCTGGCTGGCGCAGCGGGCGACGCATCCGGGTCATTCAGCTCCTTGA
- a CDS encoding 3-isopropylmalate dehydratase small subunit — protein MRWRGRVWKYGDHVNTDVIFPGKYTYTITDPAEMARHALEDLDPRFAREVRPGDIIVAGRNWGCGSSREQAVIALKAAGVRAIVAKSFARIYFRNAVNHGLLPIVCPEAVEAIEPGEEIEIDLEAHRIHSRAGSFPFPPLSPTVREILEAGGLLPMLCRRLGLPLPPENIGGASGD, from the coding sequence ATGCGATGGCGGGGACGCGTGTGGAAATATGGGGACCACGTCAACACCGATGTGATCTTCCCGGGCAAATACACGTATACGATCACCGACCCGGCGGAGATGGCCCGGCACGCGCTGGAGGATCTCGACCCTCGCTTCGCCCGCGAGGTGCGGCCCGGGGACATCATCGTGGCGGGGCGGAACTGGGGGTGCGGCTCCTCCCGGGAGCAGGCGGTGATCGCCCTGAAGGCCGCGGGGGTGCGAGCCATCGTCGCCAAATCCTTCGCCCGCATCTACTTCCGCAACGCCGTCAACCACGGCCTGCTGCCCATCGTCTGCCCGGAGGCGGTGGAGGCCATCGAGCCCGGGGAAGAGATCGAGATCGACCTGGAGGCGCACCGCATTCACAGTCGCGCGGGGAGCTTCCCCTTCCCGCCCCTCTCCCCCACGGTCCGGGAGATCCTGGAGGCCGGAGGTCTGCTCCCCATGCTCTGCCGCCGGCTGGGCCTGCCGCTCCCTCCGGAAAACATCGGCGGAGCGAGCGGCGACTGA
- a CDS encoding rhomboid family intramembrane serine protease — protein sequence MIPISDSPRSRTVPIVNWTLILVNILIFLLELSMPPRALDRFLLTWGAVPVRVWGALLGQADPFWLVTLITSQFLHGGWAHILGNMLYLWVFGDNVEDRMGHLRYLVFYLLCGVIAGLIQTLVLFGSRVPLIGASGAIAGVLGAYLVLYPGARVTVLAPYFFFGLGFFEVPAAVLLVMWFLLQFVNGIAAITTASPSVGGIGWWAHIGGFVAGYLLVRLFARPQRPRPMLPYDFYDPDRW from the coding sequence ATGATCCCGATCAGCGACAGCCCGCGAAGCCGCACGGTCCCGATCGTCAACTGGACCCTGATCCTGGTTAACATCTTGATCTTCCTGCTGGAGCTCTCCATGCCGCCCCGGGCGCTGGATCGCTTTCTGCTCACCTGGGGTGCGGTGCCGGTGCGGGTGTGGGGAGCCCTGCTGGGGCAGGCGGATCCCTTCTGGCTGGTCACGCTGATCACCAGCCAGTTCCTCCACGGGGGATGGGCCCACATCCTGGGCAACATGCTCTACCTGTGGGTGTTCGGGGACAACGTGGAAGACCGGATGGGACATCTGCGTTATCTGGTCTTCTACCTGCTCTGCGGGGTCATCGCCGGCCTGATCCAGACCCTGGTCCTCTTCGGCTCGCGGGTGCCGCTGATCGGGGCCAGCGGAGCCATCGCCGGGGTGCTGGGCGCCTACCTGGTCCTTTACCCGGGGGCCCGAGTGACCGTGCTGGCCCCTTATTTCTTCTTCGGCCTGGGCTTCTTCGAGGTCCCCGCTGCCGTGTTGCTGGTGATGTGGTTCCTGCTGCAGTTCGTCAACGGCATCGCGGCCATCACCACCGCCAGCCCCTCCGTCGGCGGCATCGGCTGGTGGGCCCACATCGGCGGGTTCGTGGCCGGCTACCTGCTGGTCCGCCTGTTCGCCCGACCCCAGCGCCCCCGCCCGATGCTTCCCTACGACTTCTACGATCCCGATCGATGGTAG
- a CDS encoding response regulator transcription factor, with the protein MEDRGRYPEREFVVHTQSIHLWGSVPPMSEKAKVLVIDDDLLLREVLARALTQEGYEVLTAETGGEGLLLFDQHSPDLVILDVLLPDLDGWEVCRRIRRVSTVPILFLTALEGIPERVRGLVLGGDDYVVKPFAVEELLARAEAILRRVRQAAPIEGASIRLGDGALVIDRERRQVWFQGRLLELSPIEYTLLLYLAERAGRVVSINELLTAVWGGPQEGSIQALRWYIWNLRQKMETNPHRPRWIQTVRRYGYRLNG; encoded by the coding sequence ATGGAAGATCGAGGCCGGTATCCGGAGCGGGAGTTCGTGGTCCACACCCAATCGATCCATCTATGGGGGAGCGTTCCGCCCATGAGTGAGAAAGCAAAGGTCCTGGTGATCGACGACGATTTGCTTCTGCGGGAGGTGCTGGCCCGCGCCTTGACCCAGGAAGGTTATGAGGTTTTGACTGCGGAGACCGGAGGGGAAGGCCTTCTCCTCTTCGATCAGCATAGCCCTGACCTGGTGATCCTCGATGTGTTGCTCCCGGACCTCGACGGCTGGGAGGTCTGCCGACGGATCCGCCGGGTCTCCACAGTGCCCATCCTGTTCCTGACGGCCCTGGAGGGGATCCCGGAGCGGGTGCGGGGGCTGGTCCTGGGCGGCGACGATTATGTCGTCAAGCCCTTCGCCGTCGAGGAGCTCCTGGCCCGGGCGGAGGCCATCCTGCGGCGGGTGCGCCAGGCGGCTCCGATCGAAGGGGCCTCCATCCGGCTGGGGGATGGCGCCCTGGTGATCGATCGGGAGCGCCGCCAGGTATGGTTCCAGGGACGCCTGCTGGAGCTCTCCCCGATCGAATACACCCTCCTCCTTTATCTGGCGGAACGGGCCGGGCGCGTGGTCTCCATCAACGAACTGCTCACGGCCGTCTGGGGCGGACCCCAGGAAGGATCCATCCAGGCCCTTCGCTGGTATATCTGGAACCTTCGCCAGAAGATGGAGACCAACCCGCATCGCCCCCGCTGGATCCAGACGGTCCGTCGCTACGGCTACCGGCTGAACGGTTGA
- a CDS encoding AAA family ATPase, with the protein MAVRARTLKEALNLFDPRVPLAGRALAAYYVERPDVPTLELKAYLEAMDEPVKVLFSGHRGSGKSTELNRLSGLLKGRFFIVHFSVLEILNLTDLTYVDLILAIALRLLQQATDERILKGRKRGLVGVGMLEDLYRWLTHEIVEEEMVSPSREASAEAALNLLALKLEGRVKTESSTRRMVRERAELRLFELVSRTNRLIEEIRSNARRPVLVIVEDLDKLSFERALGLFLNHAALLAELRAHILFTFPITLRYAREFLQIRSHFSERFLIPNVMVYDRQGQLRPEGYRVMREIVERRMEPYLIDPEAVDLAVRMSGGVPLTLIQLLQSAILHGLAMGRDRVGLSEMQSAVIQLQNDYRGTLRPEDYGELRGYHRTRAFVNNERTREFLANLSLLEYSDGEPWCDVHPILLPLLEA; encoded by the coding sequence ATGGCGGTGCGGGCGCGCACTTTGAAGGAAGCGCTGAACCTGTTCGACCCGCGGGTTCCCCTGGCGGGACGGGCCCTGGCCGCGTATTATGTCGAGCGGCCGGACGTCCCCACCCTGGAGCTGAAGGCCTATCTGGAGGCGATGGATGAGCCGGTGAAGGTCCTGTTCTCCGGCCATCGGGGGAGCGGCAAAAGCACCGAGCTCAATCGCCTGAGCGGCCTCCTGAAAGGGCGCTTCTTCATCGTCCATTTCTCCGTGCTGGAGATCCTCAACCTCACAGATCTCACCTACGTGGACCTCATCCTGGCCATCGCCCTGCGGCTGCTCCAGCAGGCCACCGATGAGCGGATCCTGAAGGGGCGCAAGCGGGGGCTGGTCGGAGTGGGGATGCTGGAGGATCTCTACCGCTGGTTGACCCACGAGATCGTCGAGGAGGAGATGGTCAGCCCCTCCCGGGAGGCCTCGGCCGAGGCGGCGCTGAACCTGCTGGCCCTGAAGCTGGAGGGGCGGGTGAAGACCGAGAGCAGCACCCGCCGGATGGTCCGGGAGCGGGCGGAGCTGCGGCTCTTCGAGCTGGTCTCTCGCACCAACCGTCTGATCGAGGAGATCCGCTCCAACGCCCGCCGGCCGGTGCTGGTGATCGTGGAGGATCTGGACAAGCTCTCCTTCGAGCGGGCACTGGGGCTCTTCTTAAACCATGCGGCCCTGCTGGCGGAGCTGCGCGCCCATATCCTGTTCACCTTCCCCATCACCCTGCGCTACGCCCGGGAGTTCCTGCAGATCCGCAGCCACTTCAGCGAGCGCTTTCTGATCCCCAACGTGATGGTTTACGATCGCCAGGGCCAGCTGCGGCCGGAGGGCTACCGGGTGATGCGGGAGATCGTAGAGCGGCGGATGGAGCCCTATCTGATCGACCCGGAAGCCGTCGACCTGGCCGTCCGCATGAGCGGAGGGGTTCCCCTGACCCTCATCCAGCTGCTTCAATCCGCGATCCTCCACGGCCTGGCGATGGGGCGGGATCGGGTCGGGCTTTCCGAGATGCAGAGCGCGGTGATCCAGCTGCAAAACGATTACCGGGGGACGTTGCGGCCGGAGGATTACGGGGAGCTCCGGGGATATCACCGCACTCGGGCGTTTGTGAACAACGAGCGGACCCGGGAGTTCCTGGCCAACTTGAGCCTGCTGGAATACAGCGACGGGGAGCCCTGGTGCGATGTCCATCCGATCCTGCTCCCCCTGCTGGAGGCGTGA
- a CDS encoding DUF2207 domain-containing protein, with product MRVPLRWVSGILILLLGLFGPVPGLHAQSSSLVAERFDVELHVRSDGTLEVVERQAIRFLGTFRRGFREIPLRRTEGITILEVGEEGHPYRRASTGEPFTYTVEEGAEAVTVRWFFPPTTNARRTFYLRYQVRGAIRRYAAGDQLWWNPLPAEHAYEIRESAVTVYLPPGAIAQRIAAYGPADGIAEEGGQVVRFQARRPLAPDESFEVRVQFPHGILPSEPPAWQVWEDRLPLYNLALLIVGLFVLAAGPALAVGVWARWGRDPYIGSGPDLRTEPPFPDPPGLVGVLLDERADLRDILATVVDLARRGVLTIEEIREGFARDFRLRRTGSEAELQPFERLLVQALFDGSTERRLRDLRHRFFRRLPELEAALYRAVVRAGWFSARPDRVRDAYRIPGVLAGGLAVLTGILAAQESARGLWGIWAIAVGLGGTALAWFLIAPHMPRRTRKGAERAAQWRAFARGLRELRKMAPEEASARLEQYLPYAIVFGMERRFLRQWQEIAPDLPPPPWYRPWIQPTTHGAPGRVPGHAAPLPGEGGQGVPSLDDMASSLTGSLNAFSEGLTAMLNTAADTLVSRPPSERGGGGRWSGGASFGGGGGGGGRSGFG from the coding sequence ATGCGGGTTCCCCTGCGATGGGTGTCCGGCATCCTGATCCTGCTCCTGGGGCTCTTCGGGCCGGTTCCTGGGCTCCATGCCCAGTCCTCCTCACTGGTCGCGGAGCGCTTCGACGTGGAACTCCATGTGCGGTCGGATGGGACCCTGGAGGTGGTTGAACGTCAGGCCATCCGGTTCCTCGGGACGTTTCGCCGGGGCTTCCGGGAGATCCCTCTCCGACGCACCGAGGGCATCACCATCCTGGAGGTGGGGGAAGAGGGGCATCCCTATCGCCGCGCCTCGACCGGGGAACCGTTCACCTACACCGTGGAGGAGGGGGCCGAGGCCGTCACCGTCCGCTGGTTCTTCCCGCCGACCACGAACGCGCGCCGCACGTTCTATCTCCGGTATCAGGTCCGCGGGGCGATCCGGCGCTACGCGGCGGGCGATCAGCTCTGGTGGAACCCGCTGCCGGCCGAGCACGCTTACGAGATCCGTGAGAGCGCGGTGACTGTGTATCTGCCCCCGGGAGCGATCGCGCAACGCATCGCCGCCTACGGCCCGGCCGATGGGATCGCGGAGGAAGGCGGGCAGGTGGTTCGATTTCAGGCCCGGCGCCCCCTTGCCCCCGACGAATCCTTCGAGGTCCGGGTTCAGTTCCCCCATGGGATCCTCCCGTCGGAGCCCCCCGCGTGGCAGGTCTGGGAGGATCGACTCCCGCTGTATAACCTGGCGTTGCTCATTGTCGGGCTGTTCGTGCTGGCGGCCGGGCCCGCGCTGGCCGTAGGAGTCTGGGCGCGATGGGGGCGGGATCCTTACATCGGGAGCGGGCCGGATTTGCGGACGGAGCCTCCCTTCCCGGATCCTCCGGGGCTGGTGGGGGTGTTGCTGGACGAGCGGGCGGATCTGCGGGACATCCTGGCGACGGTGGTGGATCTGGCTCGTCGAGGGGTGTTGACCATTGAGGAGATCCGGGAGGGCTTCGCCCGGGATTTCCGGCTACGGCGGACCGGCTCGGAGGCGGAGCTGCAGCCCTTCGAGCGGTTGCTGGTGCAGGCGCTGTTCGATGGATCCACGGAGCGGCGCCTGCGGGATCTGCGGCACCGGTTCTTCCGGCGGCTCCCGGAGCTGGAGGCGGCCCTCTATCGGGCCGTCGTCCGGGCAGGGTGGTTCTCCGCCCGTCCGGATCGCGTGCGGGACGCCTATCGGATCCCGGGTGTGCTGGCGGGCGGGCTGGCGGTCCTGACAGGGATCCTGGCCGCGCAGGAGAGCGCCCGGGGGCTGTGGGGGATATGGGCCATCGCAGTCGGGCTGGGAGGGACCGCGCTGGCCTGGTTTCTGATCGCCCCTCATATGCCCCGGCGGACCCGGAAGGGGGCGGAGCGGGCGGCCCAGTGGCGGGCTTTCGCCCGAGGTCTGCGAGAGCTCCGGAAGATGGCGCCGGAGGAGGCCTCTGCCCGGCTGGAGCAGTATCTTCCTTACGCGATCGTCTTCGGGATGGAGCGTCGTTTCCTGCGCCAGTGGCAGGAGATCGCCCCGGATCTCCCACCGCCCCCGTGGTATCGCCCGTGGATCCAGCCGACGACCCATGGGGCTCCGGGACGGGTGCCGGGGCATGCGGCGCCGCTCCCCGGGGAGGGAGGACAGGGTGTGCCGTCTCTCGATGACATGGCCTCCTCGCTGACCGGGAGCCTCAATGCGTTCTCCGAGGGGTTAACGGCGATGCTGAACACGGCCGCCGACACCCTGGTCAGCCGTCCGCCATCGGAGCGGGGTGGAGGAGGGCGCTGGAGCGGAGGGGCGAGCTTCGGCGGGGGCGGGGGCGGCGGCGGCCGCAGCGGGTTCGGCTAA